A region of the Fischerella sp. PCC 9605 genome:
CGCGATGATGTGAGAATCACCACCGGGATTCGCTTGAGCAACGGCTGCTGCTTCAGCCATTCTAGTACTTCCAGACCTGAACGACGCGGTAGTTTTAAATCTAGCAGTATTAACGCTGGTAATGGGTAGTTTTCTCGTTGTGCATAGCAACCTTGACCTTCAAGGTACATAATCGCCTCATCTCCATCTTTCACAACCAAGATGGGATGGTTAAAATTAGACCGACGAAATGCCCTCTCTATCAAGAAAATGTCGTTAGGGTCGTCCTCTACCAGCAAGATACTATGTTCACTTACATTCATCATTACAACCCTGGCTCCTTGAAATTTCCTAGTTCTAGACGCCAGTAAAGAATTCAATAGTAGAGGTTTTACTCGTGCTAAACAGAGATTTCATCACGACATTTGGTCACTAATTATACTCACTTTTCATGAAGGCGATCGCTAAAGCTTGAATAAGTTTTTTTTCAAGCATTTTCTAGGATGACATAATTCTACCCAACACTCTGTACGGTACCGTACATAAAAATCAATTTTTTAATTTAAGTATTAAAAATTCTTTTCCCTAGTTCCTAACCCCTGATTCAAGTATTTTCGTCGTCCAGCAAACGCTCGAACTCTTGTTTAATAAAACCATAACACTCACAAGCAGTTGCCTCCAAAGCAGAGCGATTGAGAATTGTAATCCGACCTCGGCTGTAGCGAATAATACCTGCTTGTTGCAGCATGCCAGCCGCCACCGTCACACCAGAACGCCGCGTACCCAGCAATTCAGAGATAAACTCTTGAGTGATTTGTATAGTATCAGAAGCTGTGTGATCTTGAGCAGTAAGCAGCCAACGGGCTAATCGCGCTTCTAGGGAATGGTGACGATTGCAAGCAGCAGTTTGACCGATTTGGGTGAGTAGCGCTTGGGTATACAGTAGCAGTCGCCTTTGCAGAATTCCACCGCGATTAAATTCCCGTTTCAGGATCTTGGCATCTATCTTCATAGCAGTACCTGCAACTTGCACGATAGTGCGGGTTGTTGTGTATTCTCCTCCCAAAAATGCAGGATAGCCCACAACTCCGTTACCACCAACCATGCACACTTCAGTTGTCCAGCCATCCTCCAAAACAGCAATTAAAGACACCATTGCCCGATTCGGGAAATAGACATGCTTAATCTTTTCCCCGGCTTCATAAAGGACTTGACCGAGGGAGAGTGAAACCTCTTCTAGATGGGGAGCAAGGCGCTGGAATTCAGACTGTGGTAGAGCCAGTAGCAGTTGATTAACTAGCACGGCATCGCTTCCATCACTTCAAAATCAAGCATTTTAAATTGACACGGCTGGAGTAGCGCTGTCTGTACGGTACCGTACATAAAGACATACTGCTTGGCAAAAGCATTAAAAACTGAGTAAGCGAGCGAACTCGTTTTTGACTATGTCATAACACTCGCAGGCAGTTGCTTCCAGTGCGGCTCGATTCAGAATTACGATTTTTCCACGGCTGTAGCGGATCATTCCTTCTTGTTGCAAACTACCCGCTGCAACTGTGATTGTAGCGCGACGGGTTCCCATCAAGTCAGCGATGTACTGCTGAGTCAGGAAAATCTCATCTCGACCAAGACAATCTTGGACGCACAAAAGCCAACGGGCAAGTTGTTGTTCAATAGAATGGTGAGATTTACAGACCGCATTTTGGCTAATCTGGGTTACAAGTGCTTGGGTATATAGCAGCAGTTTTTTTTGCAGCACTCCCCCCCGCTCAAATTCGCGCTGGAGAATTTCAGCATCCATTGTCAGCGCACCATCTGCTATCTGTACGATCGCACGATTATTGGTAAATTGGCCACCTAAGAATGCGGGGATGCCAATGATGCCTTCGTTGCCCACTAAGGCAAATTCGGTAATTGAGTTGTTGCTGAGAACGCAAATCAGGGACACCATCGAGCGAGTGGGAAAATAGACCTGTTGAATCACTTCCCCTCGTTCATAGAGGATTTGCCCCTGACAGAGATTCACGTGTTTTAGATGGGGAGCGATGCGCTTATACTCCTCATCCGGTAAAGATGCCAAGAGTTGGTTAATAGACCTGGGATCGCTATCGGATGGAGACATGCTGTTGTCTGTTGTCAGAACAATCAAGACGTCCAGTGGCTGCAAGAGTATGGAAAGCATACCCCCAGAGCTACTGATGACGTGATCGGTTGTCACAGGTTAATAAAAATTAGCAAACGACTTCTTCTTCCTGCTGGGAGATTCGTACGTTAGCGTACAGATTATAAAGGAATAAAGCGGAGGGCAGTTCTAATGAAAAAAGAAAACCTCACCCCCTACCCCTCTCCTTAGCAAAGAGAGGGGTGAAAGAAGAAAGAATTTTTATCTATTTGTTGTCATACTAGGTTGCAGTCAAAGATAATACTTCCCTCACCCCTCTCTCCCAAATTGGGAGAGGGGAGGGGGAGAGGGCACGAATTGCTATATCTGAACACAACTTGGTATCAACGAGCCCTTTCCAAGCTTTAGCATTTATCCGCCGGGAGTAAATCAATCCAAAATCGGCTACCCTGCCCCAATTGTGATTCAACTCCCACACGGCCTCCCATACGCTCAACGCCCCGCTTGACAATTGCCAAACCGATTCCCGTTCCCGGATAGGATTCTATGCCATGCAAGCGCTCAAAGGTCTTGAAAATCCGTTCCTGATGTTGTTGAGCAATACCTATGCCGTTATCTTCTACCCACAGGCGAATAAATTTAGAGGGAGGGATGGGGGGATGGGGAGATGGGGGGAAAGAAGAATTTTTTTCTCCCCCACTCTCCCACTCTCCCTCTCTCCCAACGCCAGGTGCTTTATGCCGGGGAAAGAGTCCACCGCACTGGCTCCTCTTCCCCTCCTCTACCTCCTCTGCCCATATCAAGACTTTGGGTTGAACATCGGCAGCTACAAACTTAATGGCATTAGTTACCAGATTGATCAGTACCTGCGTTAAGATATTACGATGCGCTTTGACGAT
Encoded here:
- a CDS encoding response regulator — its product is MNVSEHSILLVEDDPNDIFLIERAFRRSNFNHPILVVKDGDEAIMYLEGQGCYAQRENYPLPALILLDLKLPRRSGLEVLEWLKQQPLLKRIPVVILTSSRENVDVDRAYDIGVNSYLIKPVAFNALQEMMQVFNSYWLNFNQYSSVYFT
- a CDS encoding Crp/Fnr family transcriptional regulator gives rise to the protein MLVNQLLLALPQSEFQRLAPHLEEVSLSLGQVLYEAGEKIKHVYFPNRAMVSLIAVLEDGWTTEVCMVGGNGVVGYPAFLGGEYTTTRTIVQVAGTAMKIDAKILKREFNRGGILQRRLLLYTQALLTQIGQTAACNRHHSLEARLARWLLTAQDHTASDTIQITQEFISELLGTRRSGVTVAAGMLQQAGIIRYSRGRITILNRSALEATACECYGFIKQEFERLLDDENT
- a CDS encoding Crp/Fnr family transcriptional regulator, yielding MSPSDSDPRSINQLLASLPDEEYKRIAPHLKHVNLCQGQILYERGEVIQQVYFPTRSMVSLICVLSNNSITEFALVGNEGIIGIPAFLGGQFTNNRAIVQIADGALTMDAEILQREFERGGVLQKKLLLYTQALVTQISQNAVCKSHHSIEQQLARWLLCVQDCLGRDEIFLTQQYIADLMGTRRATITVAAGSLQQEGMIRYSRGKIVILNRAALEATACECYDIVKNEFARLLSF